In one Polaribacter sp. ALD11 genomic region, the following are encoded:
- a CDS encoding DNA topoisomerase IV subunit B, protein MSQETKYTEDNIRSLDWKEHIRMRPGMYIGKLGDGSSADDGIYILVKEVLDNSIDEYVMGAGKNIEISIHGSKVTVRDYGRGIPLGKVVDVVSKMNTGGKYDSKAFKKSVGLNGVGTKAVNALSSFFRVESSRDGKSASAEFSQGNLENQEFLEETSRRKGTKVSFVPDEEIFKKYKYRNEYVAKMLKNYVYLNPGLTIIFNGEKFFSENGLKDLLEDNNNKEDMLYPIIHLKGDDIEVAITHSKTQYSEEYHSFVNGQHTTQGGTHQAAFREAIVKTIREFYGKNFEASDIRKSIISAIAIKVMEPIFESQTKTKLGSTDMGGDLPTVRTYINDFLKTKLDNYLHKNTEVADKLQRKIIQAEKERKELSGIRKLAKDRAKKSSLHNKKLRDCRIHLGDIKKENYLETTLFITEGDSASGSITKSRNVNTQAVFSLKGKPLNSYGLSKKIVYENEEFNLLQAALNIEDGLEELRYNNIVIATDADVDGMHIRLLLITFFLQFFPELIKEGHLYILETPLFRVRNKKQTFYCYSQEEKQEAIGKLRGKPEITRFKGLGEISPNEFVHFIGDDIRLDPVMLDKEMSIEQMLEFYMGKNTPDRQKFIIENLKVELDTLEDEEI, encoded by the coding sequence ATGAGTCAAGAAACAAAATATACGGAAGATAATATCAGGTCTTTAGATTGGAAAGAGCATATAAGAATGCGTCCGGGAATGTACATTGGTAAACTAGGAGATGGTTCTTCTGCAGATGATGGAATTTACATTCTTGTAAAGGAAGTTTTAGACAATTCTATTGACGAATACGTGATGGGAGCTGGAAAAAACATAGAAATCTCTATTCATGGAAGTAAGGTAACGGTTAGAGATTACGGACGAGGAATTCCTTTAGGGAAAGTAGTTGATGTGGTTTCTAAAATGAATACTGGTGGTAAATACGACTCTAAAGCATTTAAAAAATCGGTTGGTTTAAACGGAGTTGGTACAAAAGCAGTAAATGCACTTTCATCATTTTTTAGAGTTGAATCTTCGCGTGATGGAAAATCTGCTTCTGCAGAATTTAGCCAAGGAAATTTAGAAAATCAAGAATTTTTAGAAGAAACCTCGCGCAGAAAAGGAACCAAAGTTTCGTTTGTGCCAGATGAAGAAATCTTTAAGAAATATAAATATAGAAATGAGTATGTAGCAAAAATGCTGAAGAATTATGTGTATTTAAACCCAGGTTTAACCATAATTTTTAACGGTGAAAAGTTTTTTTCTGAAAATGGACTGAAAGATTTATTGGAAGATAACAACAACAAAGAAGACATGTTGTATCCAATAATTCACTTAAAAGGTGATGACATCGAAGTTGCTATTACACACAGTAAAACGCAATATTCAGAAGAATATCATTCTTTTGTAAACGGACAACATACCACACAAGGGGGAACACACCAAGCGGCATTTAGAGAAGCAATTGTAAAAACTATTCGAGAATTTTACGGTAAGAATTTTGAAGCATCAGATATTCGTAAATCCATTATTTCTGCCATTGCTATAAAAGTAATGGAGCCTATTTTTGAAAGTCAGACCAAAACAAAATTGGGTTCTACAGATATGGGAGGCGATTTACCAACGGTTAGAACGTATATTAATGATTTTCTTAAAACCAAGCTAGACAATTACCTGCATAAGAATACGGAAGTTGCAGATAAACTTCAACGTAAAATAATTCAGGCAGAAAAAGAACGTAAAGAACTTTCTGGAATTCGAAAGTTAGCAAAAGACAGAGCAAAGAAATCTAGTTTACATAATAAAAAATTACGCGATTGTAGAATTCATTTAGGAGATATTAAAAAAGAAAATTACCTAGAAACTACTTTGTTTATCACAGAGGGAGATTCTGCATCTGGTTCTATTACAAAATCGAGAAACGTAAATACACAAGCCGTTTTTAGTTTAAAAGGGAAGCCTTTAAATTCTTACGGGTTGAGTAAGAAAATTGTGTACGAAAATGAAGAATTTAATTTATTACAAGCTGCTTTAAATATAGAAGATGGTTTAGAAGAATTGCGTTACAACAACATTGTAATTGCAACAGATGCCGATGTCGATGGAATGCACATTCGTTTGCTATTGATTACTTTTTTCTTACAATTTTTTCCTGAATTGATCAAAGAAGGACATTTATACATCTTAGAAACGCCGTTATTTAGAGTAAGAAATAAGAAACAAACATTTTACTGTTATTCTCAAGAAGAAAAACAAGAAGCAATAGGTAAATTAAGAGGAAAGCCAGAAATAACTCGATTTAAAGGTTTGGGAGAGATTTCGCCAAATGAGTTTGTTCATTTTATTGGAGATGACATTCGTTTAGATCCTGTAATGTTAGACAAAGAGATGTCTATTGAGCAAATGTTAGAGTTCTATATGGGAAAAAATACACCCGATAGACAGAAATTTATTATTGAAAATTTAAAAGTTGAGTTGGATACTCTAGAAGATGAAGAAATTTAA